From the genome of Nicotiana tabacum cultivar K326 chromosome 17, ASM71507v2, whole genome shotgun sequence:
tttatcatcgcTTGCTTGGTTATATGTTACGCATATAGTACCTATTTTGGTATTTATTTTCATCCTTATTATCTTAATAAAGGATTACAAAGTGGATAAtattgttagatccacttaaactccagcagggtttgcaagaaatatacaaccaccagaagtggttatgTTTAGTATATCTCATTataactaaattttgttaactacaagaagtggtatatgcctatgaccaccagaagtgataatttaggctttctatggttacaattaaagataagctagaaaaatattctctatattacatgcacgcctcgatttgctcctgaagtagtaaatattttaaaagaggttgaagcatcataatttgatgtgattaatgcgcgttCAAATAATTATATTCGATTTTCTGAAGGATGAGAATTgttgataaatattaattcattccctgaagtgaatgtgataatattaataCAGGCGTAAATATAAATGTGCTCTTGATGTAAATATATTGCAATTCACCTTCAGAAGAGTTAATATGAttaagagaatatatactcaatatttcgtattttaaatttgctcttgaagaagtaacacaattgaaatttcctcctgaagtaggaaaatattatgaagaggtattttcttgtgcttaaataattattttatattgtttatttgattatgattttttATTCATGATACTaaaagtgtctgagcaatatttgatagtacaaaatatatcaagaactcctgaagagctaactgtttgtctagaagacacatgacaccactagtgtccgataaatattagattgtggataataaatgaaggctctcgaagagcttatatataaATACGTCATTCagattatatgattatggtcaaaatatATGTTGCAGTAAACCTGAGGTTCAGGTTTACTGATACAAATGACTATCATATTGAGAtcacaaatgattggaagattgaaaatcttcatgtttccacaatcataaagggtaaaataatatgtatgtgagaagttacccaccgtattcttcaatttgtactacatcatgtatcacagtaaaccagaagtttactaatgcaaaaatagtcacagtaaatcagaagttttacTGTGGCAAAAGTAGCTACTGTAAATCAGAAATTTACTGATACAAAAGTAGCCACAATAAATCAGAAATTTACTGAtacaaaagtttatgccatagtaaaccagaagtttacttagAGATAGCGCATGTCATGATAAACTTGAaattttcatttgccatttttaaataaGCTATTTGaaaattcagataagcatatactgaagaactagaagattcttcaagaattctcttgtgttgcttgttctcataataaattgattataccagctaaagttgggactaaaatCCCTGAATTTTAGAAtttataaaaggtgaatatgagtccattcacctatcatgtgaaccacttatagatgcatatatgagatgttacatgtgtgtttattgtcaacttgcagtttggcatttgaaattgccTTTCttaattaagagcataattttcagattatgaaatcaagatagttcatcttgatgatgctgATTTATACCCAAGCTATTTTAGCATTGAATAcgtcctattaatggctaaactattgcttacgagaacaaagcttcatgtgttggtctaagattttctaaattgcatacaacaacacttgtatgcatcagaccaacaaaatatgataagtcctcccctcacaattggtttaggatcagaaaccaaatatctatctaataacttttgatctgtggtatatgattaatttctctaccataatgcacaaagataggtttcccaaagaagattggggatatgcgttagtttttctaacatttgggggatagAATAAACAACTGGAAAATaagctatatgaatcgaattatcattaatatgatcctcacttagaagataattcaagtcaaatgccagaagcatttgctgatccaaaattaaatattatatttcagctacaaatgctcctattaaaattaaagtccctagaggataaagtttactgcacgcatgaagcgtagtaaaccgatcggttccaaaggtaatcaTCCTTAAAAAGGatatgagcaaatgatcaaaatgatcataatgaggaggaattGAGCTTTAAAAGAGCCCACGTCATAACATTTCATGACctccagaagaagttcaggtacctgaaaataaagaaagtgatgaaatctcaacaagttatgttgCTTAGGTACCGATACAAAATGAtagtcgacgatatatttgatacaatcactactagaaattcggtaaaaaccgaccaaaaaaatcgaccaacgttggtcggtaatggccaaaaaccgaccaaaacgcgacatTTACGTatggacggtatttttgtggtcggaaaggcataccgaccaaagttggtcggtaattcaaaaaaaaaaatattgcaaaaaaaaaccgaccaaagttggtcggttttttcctaccaaagttggtcggttttttccgaccaaagttggtcggtattttaattgtgtaataaaaagattcaccatctgggaatcgaaccggggtctgtactgtggcaggatattattctaccactagatcatcggtatattttattttaagactatcttttatttgatttatgctctttaattgtattttcgcacgaaaataaccgatcaaagttggtcgattttcttaaaaagtaaaattaccgaccaaagttggtcggtttttttaaatgaccggccgaattaaccgaccaattttggtcgatttttttaatattaatttttatttattttaattaaaaaaccgaccaaagttggtcggtttcttgaaacataaatttcacgggactcaaaaatagttttccgtatttttgcgccaaagaaaaccgaccaaagttggtcggtttcgtaaaaaaaattttaaaaaaaatattttgaaaaaccgaccaactttggtcggttttttggtcggttttttgaccaaccaaagttggtcggtcgaccttggtcgatTTTTGTCGAATTTGTAATAGTGAATATAGTGCACACTATTGTGAGGATCAGACTTATAGTttagacacttgaagatgtcatgccatttagaggcaagtcataacctatatgactcatttgatcaaATTTACATAAAGAaccctgaaggatttaaattgcttgaagcatataattcaaagtcttgagaaatgtacttaATCAGattacaattttttttgtatgatttaaaacaatcagggcgcatgtggtataattgcCTCACTGAATGATGAATGAATGTTATATAAATGATTTCATTTATCCATGCGTTTTTACAAAGAAAACAACATTAAactttgttatacttgttgtttatgttaatGACATAAATCTCATAGGAACTCCATAATAGCTTCAAAGGGATAAACTTTGTCTtagtctgcaaattgaatatttagcagacgagatctttatccattaATCTGTTTACACATAAAAGGTCTttaaacgcttttacatggacaaagcgcacccattaagtacaccaaatgggtgttcgatcacttgaagtgaataaggatcagttctgacctccagaagaggatgaggaactcatTGGTCCTCAAATactctatctcagtgcaattggtgcacttatgtatcttttTAATACTAACAAAGGTGGTGCAGATcatattggttatgcagatgcaagtTATTTATTCGATCCCAATAAAGTTCGGTCTCAAATCGGGTATGTATTTACACGTGGAGGTATTGTCATATCATGACGCTTCACAAATCAATCGATggctgctacttcttcaaatcatgctgagataataatTAATCATAAAGTacgtagggaatgcgtatggttgagatcaatgattcattttattcgagaaaaatatgggttggaatgtgataaaacaAAAACCACAatattatacgaagacaatgttgcatgcatagctcaattaaagggaggatttataaaaggagatagaatgaAGCACATTTCACTAAAATTATTATACACACATGATTTTCAGAAATATGATGACATCGATGTGTAAAAAATCCGTTCAAGTAACAATCTAACAGATTTGtccactaaatctttgccaactttaaCTTTCAAGAAGGTGGTATACAAGATTGATATACGAAAACTCAAATATTTggaacaaggttttcatcagggggagtgaaatacgcgttgtactctatTTTTCTTACTAAGGTTTTCCCATGGGAtttttcttgtaaggtttttaatgaggcagctagaattgcgtattactaaatatgtgtactctttttccttcactagatttTTTTTTCACTGggttttttctagtaaggttttaacgagacacaatatcttttaatgaacatccaagggggagtgttatgaaaataattataacgtgcatgtccatttattactttgctatagataatcttcctgaagaagattatccgtttggtactctattgaagtttatctacaagcagctgatgcagacAGGTCGCAAGTAACTCAATAAAttaatttgcagcagcttcttattaaacaggtaggttgcaagcagctcatgcagacaacttacaatCAGCTCAAGAAAagtctcgcagctgcttcctgaaaagccttgcagttgcttcctttcttctataaatagaggagttttcagttcattatgaacataagtttgaaagttgaataatatatcagtttctctctatatttatttttactttacaatatttattttataacatatcCGAAATTAGGAAAGATTTTGAGCTCCAAGGCATAATAGCTAGAGTCCATTCATTATAAAAAGCCACATAATATTGTAGCAGCCCAAAAACTGGTGTGGACCTACTATAAGATAAGGTTCAACTTGGCCCACGATATCTCAGAGGGAATAGCCCATCTGTCTCCTCTTGTTCGTTGTTACCAAAAGAACCAAGCCAGGTAATTTTTTGCTCTATTTATTCTGCATTCCTCTTATGTCTTATAGTTCgaattttattaaatttcttGTATTTTTCATCTGAATCTTGGTATCTGTCAAATCAATGAAAACTTTAGATGTCTGCACAttatattcaaaacaattatgtaGTAAACTAATATTTTCTTAAACATTCCCTAGAAACGCATCACCAAATGGACAATATTGTCGAGAAACGCACCATAGCGTTCAATCGAAAAATGTATTTATAGCATTGATTATAACTGTACATGTATCGGTTCAGTCCTCAGCAAAGTTGATGGTTAATTTTGTAGGCCAGTTTACTGGGCTTAAAACTTAAAAGTCACAAATATTGACTCAAAACCCAATAAAAATAGAAGAGAGGCtccaataaagaaaaagagaaaaagagaaaaagcgAGACTCGAGGGGGTGGTAAaggaaaaataattgaaaaaaagaagaagtaaaaatAAGAAATACATAGATAGGTGCCAGTGTCATAAAAGAAGAAAACTCTCAAAGTCTCAAAGTTTCAACCAACCAAAATGGCTCTCTGCTTCGCTATCTTCACTTGTTAATCCATGATGTTAattttctaattcacaaaatCTGCTTCGTTAATTTCAAACCTTAATTTTATTTCTAGTTTCTTAATCGCTAAGTTGCTTTCCCCTAATTCTTACAATCTCATTTGCAGAGAAACCCTAAATCCCCAATTCTTTTAGATCGGTGATTAAAGAGCTGATCGTtcgatttcggattttaatcGGGTTTAGGAAGTTAGAATATTCTGTCGGCGGCGGGTGAGTTTAGGGAATTGAGAGAGAAAATGAGTGCACAGAAGAAGAGAAATTTCCAGATAGAGGCGTTTAAGCATCGGGTCGTTGTGGATCCGAAATATGCTGAAAAAACATGGAAGATCCTAGAGCATGCGATTCATGAGATTTACAATCACAACGCCAGTGGTCTTAGTTTCGAAGAGCTCTATAGGTTTGCTTGCTTCCTCTTCCttcgttttattttatttcataagATTTTCATTTGTGATTTTGCTATCTTTTTAAGCTGTTTGATTTAGCGCAGAAGTAATTGCCTGTGTTTGAGGAATAAGTAACATAGAAGCTTCATGCCTTGTACCTTGGCTTATGTTTTGACTACAACTAAGTATTATACAAAGTTACAAACTAGAAAAGTGATTAGCTATTGTAGATATAACTGCTATCTGTCGTGTGCATAGTTTCAGCAAATTCACTTGCTATTTCTTGTTTGTCCTGGCCTCCCTTACCCAGTATTGCTTGGCCATGGAGGTTAACTTTGCTCCGATAATTGTGTCAAGGACTCAAAACTATAACATCAAAGCTAGAATATAGATTCTTTTTTGATGACGGTAGTGTCTGGGAAAACTTACGtgcacctcgactattccaccaGGTACCTCGACAATTCCAGGTACCTGCTACCTTCCACCAGCTCAAATACTGGGTAACTTTGCTCACCAAGACTTGGGCAGTACTAATATATAGAGTTTTTACAAGTTCATTGCTAGGAGTCCTTTTAATCTGTTTGTTGGTCAGTTAAAAATTAGGGAAACTTTAGTGTTACAGAACTCTAGATTATTGAATGTTGGAATATGCTTTTCTCTTTATTACTTCTTCCTTCCACCCAATCAGGCTCCTTTCTCTGCCGACAGTTGGTAGTGAAGGATTTGTGGTCACAATTTTGACCTTAATTTTATTAACATGCGCTCAAGGTTAGATTGGCATTGATGCAACATAAAAGCTGATACGTCAGGCTGGTTGGGTCAATGAGGATGTTCTTTTATTTGTTGAGAGGAAAAGAAATTTCCTCGAGTTTAATCGATGTAGTGATTTTGCGTGACTATATTTGTATGAGGGGAAGCAAATGCAATTTGATATAGAGATACTATTCTGTCATTTAGGTGGATACATGCACAGCCTATAGTAGATTCACACAGACACTTATGTCATAAGAGGGATAGAGCTAAGAAGCATAACCCAATTCTTGAAGCTTGAACTTAGATTTTAATAAGTGGAATGTATTATCTTTTGTAGTTTTGTAAAAGGCCTCTCTCTCTCAGTTAAACTTCTAAATAGCAATGTGATAAACTGATAATTTATACAGAAATATGCTTCTCTTTTAAGTGCATTCTATTAGAATTGTCCATGTTCTTTTAGTGCAAAGTGTTAGATGTGTCCATGTACTTTAAGTCCAAAGTGTTATCTGTGTCCAGTTTATTCAGGTAGGTATGGCGTAGGTAGTTTAGAACTtatcataaaaagaaaaatagtatgcTAGTGGTTTAGGAACAGACACAGTAGATATGTCTATTGTAAACTTGATTTAGTTTGATTGTGTCATTATAGTTGTTGATGGCAAAGCTAAAACATGTTAGCTTGTTTGCCAACTGTTTTGGTGCATAAACCATAAAGCTTTCCAGTTGGCACGAACAAATAATTTCCTAGATATCACATCACATACCATTTCTTTGGAATGAAGGTTTAGATGTTTATAGAATTAATGCGCTTAATCATTCTCTTCCATAATTGATCTCTAGTGACAAGCTTTATTTCTTGTAATTCTTAAAGGAGAAGATTCGCCACCTTTATTTAATAAAACTCTTGCTTAACAATGTGACCATGTATAACCTATTACTTTCTTCAATCCGAACCTAGCTTTATTTTGCATAGTCAGCTATATTACTTTGATGTTGTTAGTATCTGGCATCTGCAGAAATGCATATAACATGGTCCTACACAAATTTGGGGAGAAGCTCTATTCAGGACTTGTATCAACTATGACATCACATTTGAAGGAAATTGCAAAATCTATTGAAGCTGCTCAGGGAGGTTTGTTTCTGGAAGAACTGAATCGAAAATGGGCAGAGCATAACAAGGCATTGCAAATGATTCGAGATATTTTAATGTATATGGATAGAACTTTCATTCCCAGTACACATAAAACACCTGTTCATGAGCTTGGTTTGAATTTATGGAGAGACCATATCATCCACTCTAGCAAAATCCAGAAAAGGCTTCAGGACACACTTCTTGAACTTGTTCAGCATGAGAGGACTGGTGAAGTGATAAACAGGGGTTTGATGAGGAATGTAATAAAAATGCTAATGGATTTAGGTTCTTCAGTATACCAAGAAGATTTTGAAAAGCCTTTCCTTGAAGTCTCAGCAGATTTTTATCGGCTTGAGTCTCAGCAATTCATTGAGTGCTGTGATTGTGGGGATTATCTGAAGAAAGCTGAGAAACGTCTCAACGAAGAGATTGAAAGAGTGTCCCACTATTTGGATGcaaaaagtgaatccaaaattACTAATGTGGTGGAGAAAGAGATGATCGAAAGCCATATGCACAGGTTGGTTCATATGGAGAACTCAGGCTTAGTGAATATGATCGTAGATGACAAGTATGAAGATTTAGGAAGGATGTACAACTTGTTCCGTAGAGTGCCAACTGGACTTGCACTGATTAGAGATGTCATGACTTCTCATATTAGAGAAATTGGTAAGCAGCTTGTCACTGATCCAGAAAGGTTAAAGGATCCTGTAGACTTTGTGCAGAGGCTTTTGGATGAGAAGGATAAGCATGATAAGATCATAAGTTCAGCATTTAACAATGACAAAACATTCCAGAATGCCCTCAATTCCTCATTTGAGTACTTTATTAATCTGAATCCACGATCACCAGAGTTCATTTCCTTATTTGTGGATGACAAACTTCGGAAAGGACTGAAAGGGGTTACTGAGGAGGATGTAGAGATTGTATTGGATAAAGTGATGATGCTTTTTCGCTACCTTCAGGAGAAAGATGTGTTTGAGAAGTACTACAAGCAGCACTTGGCAAAGAGACTTCTCTCAGGCAAGACAGTATCTGATGACGCTGAGAGAAGTTTGATAGTTAAGCTTAAAACAGAATGCGGGTACCAGTTCACATCAAAACTGGAAGGCATGTTTACTGACATGAAGACCTCACAAGATACAATGCAGGGTTTTCATGCTGCTGTGGGTGCTGAGATCACGGATGGTCCTTCACTCACAGTCCAGGTCCTTACTACTGGGTCCTGGCCAACACAGTCCGTTACTACTTGCAATCTTCCTCCTGAAATTTTGGGGGTCTGTGATAAGTTCAAGACATACTATCTCGGCACTCATACAGGTAGGAGGTTGTCATGGCAGACAAATATGGGGACTGCTGATTTGAAAGCTACATTTGGAAAGGGACAAAAGCATGAACTTAACGTTTCCACTTACCAGATGTGCATCCTTATGCTGTTCAACAATGCTGATCGGTTGAGTTACAAAGAAATTGAGCAGGCTACAGAAATACCAGCTTCAGATTTAAAGAGGTGCTTACAATCTCTTGCATGCGTTAAGGGGAAGAATGTTTTGAGGAAGGAACCAATGAGCAAGGATATTGTTGAGGATGATGCTTTTTACTTCAATGATAAATTCTCTAGCAAGTTCTACAAGGTAAAGATAGGTACTGTTGTTGCACAAAAGGAGTCAGAGCCTGAAAAACAGGAGACTAGACAAAGAGTGGAGGAGGACCGGAAACCACAGATTGAGGCAGCAATAGTCAGAATCATGAAATCTCGGAGGGTGCTCGATCACAACAATATAGTTGCTGAGGTCACGAAGCAGCTAAATTCTCGCTTCCTGCCAAACCCAGTTGTCATAAAGAAACGAATTGAGTCTTTGATTGAGCGGGAATTCTTGGAGAGAGATAAAACAGATAGGAAGTTATATCGTTACCTGGCTTGAAGAAACCACAGGCACTGAACCCGTGATTTTATCGGGGCTTGTTAGGCCTTAACCGGTGAAAATGTAAGTTTGAATGTTTGTCAAGTTACTTGATGCCCAGATGGGTTTTATTGACAGTTTGTTGGTTCAATGCATCCACTTTATTTCTATTCTTTCCTCCTTGTTTTCAATACGAGATCCAAAGAGACTTCTGAACCTTATAGCCCAGCTGCGAACCTAGGCCTTTCAAAGCTTGACAGAATCTATATTTGAAATTTTCACTTTGTCCCATGCATTATTCTGCTATGAATGGCTGATTCTGGGAGAAAATAGTGGCTAACTGAAATGGTTTAATGTTAATAGATGCTATACATGCTCAGTTAAGAAGTTAATTATGGTGTTTTTTATGTCAAAAAGGTCCAGAATTTTTTAGCCCTTTATGAGCTATCCTGCATTTTTCTGTACAGAGGATAAACGAAGACAGAAGGGAACCTCAGTAGGGACTAGGGAGTAATAATCTTCTCGCTGAGTTGTTCTAGTGAAGAAATTAAGTGCAAAACTTGGCCTGGACCTCAATCTCAATCTCTGAGTTTAAGGGATAAgcaaattttaaccttttaactGTATGAATGCGATAGAGATAAAGTTGAGATGGGGAAAACACGTAAATAATCGTAAGAGACGTCTTTTATTGAAAACAAAGAACAAAATAGACTTCCAAACATTAGGTGTTTATTGTATAGTTCAAATACTATAATATATTGATGAAGATCGGAGAACAATTATATGAAGCTTTGGTTGATAGATTTAATTAAGGTGTGAGAGAAGAATTTACGTGGTGATAGTAGTAGTTAAAAGTCAAGCGGCTAAGACAAGCTTTTCGCATATAAGCTAAGATTTTCATTTGGTGCATTTGGGATGACGTAAaatgttttactttgaaaattaGTTTCTTGGTTCAATTTCTTCCCGTGTTAGTGATATATTAGTGATAGTTTTGAATGTTAAAGATTgaataatatatttatttttggttGAAGTAAATTATGCAAGAGAAATATGACTTACGCCAATCAGTGACGGAAGtcaagttttctttatttttggtgCAACAATTAACATATATAACCAAATAATAGAAACCAATATAATCAGGATTTTTTTTACATCATATCAAACACATTCGAGTAAACATAATACAATGATTTTCTGAGAAGAATTAAGTGGTATACATCAATAatattttgggatcgggattCATTTAACCTTAAGTAACAGCTGTTAAAACTGCTTCTAATTGAGTTAGTATTCACGTGAACAGTTCTTCACAAAAAAAAGCTCGTTCTCTTCCTGAATTCCTTCCTTCAACAAGCAAAGTTCCAAAACgaggaaagaaatgaaaaacTTGTGTCCATtattttacaaaatttagtaGCAAAACGACATCCTAAAGGAGGAAATGAGGAATTAAAAGACCAAATTTCCGCAAAAAGTTATGTCCAACACGCTATCCATGTTCCAAGTATAATCTTGTCCACAAGCACCCACAAACTACTATAAATACTCTTAACTCCATTTCCACTTCTACATCATATACTtgaagttaaaagaaaataaaaaacaagaaTTAAGATGAAGGGAGTTGCAGTAGTAACTTTGTTAATGGTGCTAGCTGTGGTGAAGTTAGGGGAAGCCATTAATTGTGGCCAAGTTGATGCAACATTAGTGCCTTGTGTACCTTACTTAACACAAGGTGGAGATCC
Proteins encoded in this window:
- the LOC107796207 gene encoding cullin-3A-like isoform X1, encoding MSAQKKRNFQIEAFKHRVVVDPKYAEKTWKILEHAIHEIYNHNASGLSFEELYRNAYNMVLHKFGEKLYSGLVSTMTSHLKEIAKSIEAAQGGLFLEELNRKWAEHNKALQMIRDILMYMDRTFIPSTHKTPVHELGLNLWRDHIIHSSKIQKRLQDTLLELVQHERTGEVINRGLMRNVIKMLMDLGSSVYQEDFEKPFLEVSADFYRLESQQFIECCDCGDYLKKAEKRLNEEIERVSHYLDAKSESKITNVVEKEMIESHMHRLVHMENSGLVNMIVDDKYEDLGRMYNLFRRVPTGLALIRDVMTSHIREIGKQLVTDPERLKDPVDFVQRLLDEKDKHDKIISSAFNNDKTFQNALNSSFEYFINLNPRSPEFISLFVDDKLRKGLKGVTEEDVEIVLDKVMMLFRYLQEKDVFEKYYKQHLAKRLLSGKTVSDDAERSLIVKLKTECGYQFTSKLEGMFTDMKTSQDTMQGFHAAVGAEITDGPSLTVQVLTTGSWPTQSVTTCNLPPEILGVCDKFKTYYLGTHTGRRLSWQTNMGTADLKATFGKGQKHELNVSTYQMCILMLFNNADRLSYKEIEQATEIPASDLKRCLQSLACVKGKNVLRKEPMSKDIVEDDAFYFNDKFSSKFYKVKIGTVVAQKESEPEKQETRQRVEEDRKPQIEAAIVRIMKSRRVLDHNNIVAEVTKQLNSRFLPNPVVIKKRIESLIEREFLERDKTDRKLYRYLA
- the LOC107796207 gene encoding cullin-3A-like isoform X2; this translates as MRFMRFTITTPVVLVSKSSIVSGICRNAYNMVLHKFGEKLYSGLVSTMTSHLKEIAKSIEAAQGGLFLEELNRKWAEHNKALQMIRDILMYMDRTFIPSTHKTPVHELGLNLWRDHIIHSSKIQKRLQDTLLELVQHERTGEVINRGLMRNVIKMLMDLGSSVYQEDFEKPFLEVSADFYRLESQQFIECCDCGDYLKKAEKRLNEEIERVSHYLDAKSESKITNVVEKEMIESHMHRLVHMENSGLVNMIVDDKYEDLGRMYNLFRRVPTGLALIRDVMTSHIREIGKQLVTDPERLKDPVDFVQRLLDEKDKHDKIISSAFNNDKTFQNALNSSFEYFINLNPRSPEFISLFVDDKLRKGLKGVTEEDVEIVLDKVMMLFRYLQEKDVFEKYYKQHLAKRLLSGKTVSDDAERSLIVKLKTECGYQFTSKLEGMFTDMKTSQDTMQGFHAAVGAEITDGPSLTVQVLTTGSWPTQSVTTCNLPPEILGVCDKFKTYYLGTHTGRRLSWQTNMGTADLKATFGKGQKHELNVSTYQMCILMLFNNADRLSYKEIEQATEIPASDLKRCLQSLACVKGKNVLRKEPMSKDIVEDDAFYFNDKFSSKFYKVKIGTVVAQKESEPEKQETRQRVEEDRKPQIEAAIVRIMKSRRVLDHNNIVAEVTKQLNSRFLPNPVVIKKRIESLIEREFLERDKTDRKLYRYLA